From a region of the Carassius auratus strain Wakin chromosome 31, ASM336829v1, whole genome shotgun sequence genome:
- the odad3 gene encoding coiled-coil domain-containing protein 151 isoform X1 yields the protein MPGTSVSEDIEPPTHDEMSDLQRKIHLLNGDYSIAHIENSQSAKNIETIMQLRLENANLHKKQPEGDEQVIKDVIQGHGMEKESFRNMSVKAAQTALKKQVCDKMKKHNAMKHTTQTQMLRLEDLKFLVLKPQNSSPLPDTQKGEEEKKLRILENSLEKSQLKYHEAVHITRGYNKLKEHLQEESLTFQPQLDRMETEVYWQTQVLKDLQVMNNNVLLFKDTAKAELQLQEEQVFRERREREKILFRYKKQAEERMAQAERMKRRPQWAPMNPDELSSEAPRSPTTVEEEEESISTFEEAFQHAKEATGVTDSQEIVDRFISQGQTQEHLEKMKAENERMLLELKEEKNTSQTQFQDVKYSRETEFSSVRQMLQDCEHDLQQEQQHCDAAKDGLDRLTQALNTVKAGVQQLSDKLQHIPLMKDPAQRLPLDSEEHKLQLMSEAEQKLMLLKEELQGKDLATIMKELEEEEFHARIAGKLPKSNTRIQLPEAQKQDFSDDEEDSGVDDGDVTNRFTLKHQSQSIIDANTRRKTRIKKRKGQL from the exons ATGCCCGGCACGTCTGTCTCAGAGGACATCGAGCCCCCTACCCATGATGAAATGTCGGATCTCCAAAGAAAAATTCATCTTCTGA ATGGAGACTATTCGATAGCGCACATTGAAAACTCTCAGTCTGCCAAGAACATAGAAACTATCATGCAGCTGAGACTTGAGAATGCAAACCTGCACAAGAAACAGCCCGAG GGTGATGAACAAGTTATCAAGGATGTTATTCAAGGCCATGGGATGGAGAAAGAATCATTCAGGAACATGTCTGTGAAG GCAGCTCAGACGGCGCTGAAGAAGCAGGTGTGTGATAAAATGAAGAAGCACAATGCTATGAAGCACACCACTCAGACACAGATGCTGCGTTTAGAGGACCTGAAGTTCCTAGTACTGAAGCCTCAGAACAGTAGCCCTCTGCCTGACACCCAGAAAGGAGAGGAGGAAAAG AAACTGCGCATTCTAGAAAACAGTTTGGAGAAATCACAGCTGAAATACCACGAAGCAGTGCACATAACGCGAGGATACAACAAGCTGAAGGAGCACCTACAG GAAGAGAGTCTTACATTTCAACCACAGCTGGACAGGATGGAGACAGAGGTCTATTGGCAGACACAAGTACTCAAAGACCTACAGGTCATGAACAACAACGTTCTCCTCTTCAAGGATACAGCCAAG gctgAGCTCCAGCTTCAGGAGGAGCAGGTGTTCAGAGAgcgcagagaaagagaaaaaatccTCTTCCGCTACAAGAAGCAGGCGGAAGAGAGGATGGCTCAGGCAGAGAGGATGAAGAGACGA CCCCAGTGGGCGCCCATGAACCCTGATGAGCTGAGCAGTGAGGCCCCGCGAAGTCCCACCacagtagaagaagaagaagaatcgaTCTCTACTTTTGAGGAAGCTTTCCAGCACGCCAAAGAGGCCACTGGAGTCACAGACTCACAG GAAATAGTGGACAGGTTTATCTCTCAGGGACAAACACAGGAACATTTGGAGAAGATGAAGGCAGAAAATGAGAGAATGCTGCTTGAACTGAAGGAAGAGAAGAATACATCACAGACTCAGTTTCAGGATGTAAAATACTCACGAGAAACTGAATTCTCAAG TGTCCGACAGATGCTGCAGGACTGTGAACATGACCTGCAGCAGGAGCAGCAGCATTGTGATGCAGCTAAAGATGGCCTGGACAGACTCACACAAGCGCTAAACACTGTCAAAGCAGGAGTACAGCAGCTTAGTGACAAACTACAGCACATACCACTG ATGAAGGATCCAGCACAACGGCTGCCTTTAGACTCAGAAGAACACAAGCTGCAGCTGATGTCTGAGGCTGAGCAGAAACTGATGCTGCTAAAGGAGGAACTACAAGGCAAAGATCTGGCAACCATCATGAAGGAGTTGGAGGAAGAAGAG TTCCATGCCAGAATAGCAGGGAAACTACCAAAGAGCAACACTCGCATTCAGCTGCCTGAGGCCCAGAAACAGGACTTTTCTGATG ATGAGGAGGACAGCGGCGTTGATGACGGTGATGTCACCAACCGTTTCACACTGAAACACCAGTCGCAGTCAATCATTGATGCAAACACCAGAAGGAAGACTCGCATCAAAAAGAGGAAAGGCCAACTCTGA
- the odad3 gene encoding coiled-coil domain-containing protein 151 isoform X2 yields MPGTSVSEDIEPPTHDEMSDLQRKIHLLNGDYSIAHIENSQSAKNIETIMQLRLENANLHKKQPEGDEQVIKDVIQGHGMEKESFRNMSVKAAQTALKKQVCDKMKKHNAMKHTTQTQMLRLEDLKFLVLKPQNSSPLPDTQKGEEEKKLRILENSLEKSQLKYHEAVHITRGYNKLKEHLQEESLTFQPQLDRMETEVYWQTQVLKDLQVMNNNVLLFKDTAKAELQLQEEQVFRERREREKILFRYKKQAEERMAQAERMKRRPQWAPMNPDELSSEAPRSPTTVEEEEESISTFEEAFQHAKEATGVTDSQEIVDRFISQGQTQEHLEKMKAENERMLLELKEEKNTSQTQFQDVKYSRETEFSSVRQMLQDCEHDLQQEQQHCDAAKDGLDRLTQALNTVKAGVQQLSDKLQHIPLDPAQRLPLDSEEHKLQLMSEAEQKLMLLKEELQGKDLATIMKELEEEEFHARIAGKLPKSNTRIQLPEAQKQDFSDDEEDSGVDDGDVTNRFTLKHQSQSIIDANTRRKTRIKKRKGQL; encoded by the exons ATGCCCGGCACGTCTGTCTCAGAGGACATCGAGCCCCCTACCCATGATGAAATGTCGGATCTCCAAAGAAAAATTCATCTTCTGA ATGGAGACTATTCGATAGCGCACATTGAAAACTCTCAGTCTGCCAAGAACATAGAAACTATCATGCAGCTGAGACTTGAGAATGCAAACCTGCACAAGAAACAGCCCGAG GGTGATGAACAAGTTATCAAGGATGTTATTCAAGGCCATGGGATGGAGAAAGAATCATTCAGGAACATGTCTGTGAAG GCAGCTCAGACGGCGCTGAAGAAGCAGGTGTGTGATAAAATGAAGAAGCACAATGCTATGAAGCACACCACTCAGACACAGATGCTGCGTTTAGAGGACCTGAAGTTCCTAGTACTGAAGCCTCAGAACAGTAGCCCTCTGCCTGACACCCAGAAAGGAGAGGAGGAAAAG AAACTGCGCATTCTAGAAAACAGTTTGGAGAAATCACAGCTGAAATACCACGAAGCAGTGCACATAACGCGAGGATACAACAAGCTGAAGGAGCACCTACAG GAAGAGAGTCTTACATTTCAACCACAGCTGGACAGGATGGAGACAGAGGTCTATTGGCAGACACAAGTACTCAAAGACCTACAGGTCATGAACAACAACGTTCTCCTCTTCAAGGATACAGCCAAG gctgAGCTCCAGCTTCAGGAGGAGCAGGTGTTCAGAGAgcgcagagaaagagaaaaaatccTCTTCCGCTACAAGAAGCAGGCGGAAGAGAGGATGGCTCAGGCAGAGAGGATGAAGAGACGA CCCCAGTGGGCGCCCATGAACCCTGATGAGCTGAGCAGTGAGGCCCCGCGAAGTCCCACCacagtagaagaagaagaagaatcgaTCTCTACTTTTGAGGAAGCTTTCCAGCACGCCAAAGAGGCCACTGGAGTCACAGACTCACAG GAAATAGTGGACAGGTTTATCTCTCAGGGACAAACACAGGAACATTTGGAGAAGATGAAGGCAGAAAATGAGAGAATGCTGCTTGAACTGAAGGAAGAGAAGAATACATCACAGACTCAGTTTCAGGATGTAAAATACTCACGAGAAACTGAATTCTCAAG TGTCCGACAGATGCTGCAGGACTGTGAACATGACCTGCAGCAGGAGCAGCAGCATTGTGATGCAGCTAAAGATGGCCTGGACAGACTCACACAAGCGCTAAACACTGTCAAAGCAGGAGTACAGCAGCTTAGTGACAAACTACAGCACATACCACTG GATCCAGCACAACGGCTGCCTTTAGACTCAGAAGAACACAAGCTGCAGCTGATGTCTGAGGCTGAGCAGAAACTGATGCTGCTAAAGGAGGAACTACAAGGCAAAGATCTGGCAACCATCATGAAGGAGTTGGAGGAAGAAGAG TTCCATGCCAGAATAGCAGGGAAACTACCAAAGAGCAACACTCGCATTCAGCTGCCTGAGGCCCAGAAACAGGACTTTTCTGATG ATGAGGAGGACAGCGGCGTTGATGACGGTGATGTCACCAACCGTTTCACACTGAAACACCAGTCGCAGTCAATCATTGATGCAAACACCAGAAGGAAGACTCGCATCAAAAAGAGGAAAGGCCAACTCTGA
- the LOC113050896 gene encoding ral guanine nucleotide dissociation stimulator-like 1, which produces MAKWEFTMDPVQEWGEEVEDSAIYGVTLHREPIQPPPDAAESSSAFSFMQYRTLKVRRLKAASLERLVTELVNPECPDPDYMQIFLSTYRAFTCTNALIELLFQREDLVTNLDNSVCLRSSLPCLIRLWLDEYQEDLRDSPDHQALRLLCVHLRHRLCFRRLVHQADALLRKFQTEGTSAEASTAAVENQETEDTEDRQDIEETRDVLGFPAQDIAEQLTLLDADLFVKVVPFHCLGCIWSQRDKKENRNLAPTVRATIGQFNAVTNCVISSLLCPPSTSPHSSPSCTRSGPTHRAKVIEKWISVAQECHQLRNFSSLRAILSALQSNAVYRLKKTWAAVSRESMAAFDLLCDTFPDENCVLVNREILVEEGNQAADVDTHTASKSPRLSPTSKHVTPSSGEVPYLGTYLTVLTMLDTALSDNVEGGLINFEKRRKEFEILSQIRQMQASCAQYNLQSHPRIISWISSSIPLSDQKSYELSRDLEPPVDPCPSSPNPWSHRLITKKLTSLLSGSENVSKKTFADQISVSSSGSSGSEMEDLSSPNLSPLRYKVQSPSVSCQDTSVDTPTSSLTPPSSFQSCVQPDLSALNPDSPSPSSSASSSSSSPSLKHPMYNKQVADSCIVRVSVELGNNGNVYKSILSC; this is translated from the exons atGGCAAAATGGGAGTTCACAATG GACCCGGTGCAGGAGTGGGGAGAGGAGGTGGAAGACAGTGCCATTTATGGGGTCACTCTTCACCGAGAACCCATCCAGCCTCCACCTGATGCCGCTGAGAGCTCTTCTGCCTTCAGCTTCATGCAGTATCGCACACTGAAGGTCCGCAGGCTTAAAGCAGCCAGTCTGGAGCGTCTTGTCACAGAATTGGTGAACCCGGAGTGCCCTGACCCAGACTACATGCAAATCTTTCTCTCCACCTACAGAGCCTTTACCTGCACAAATGCTCTCATAGAGCTCCTGTTTCAAAG AGAGGACCTCGTCACCAATCTGGACAACAGTGTCTGTTTAAGGAG ttctcTGCCCTGTCTGATCCGGCTGTGGTTAGACGAGTATCAAGAAGACCTTCGGGACTCTCCAGATCACCAGGCTCTTCGGCTGCTCTGTGTTCATCTGCGTCATCGCCTTTGTTTCAGACGTCTGGTTCATCAAGCCGATGCTCTTCTCAGAAAATTTCAGACTGAAG GTACATCAGCAGAAGCCAGCACAGCTGCTGTAGAGAATCAGGAAACTGAGGACACCGAGGACAGACAGGACATAGAAGAGACGAGGGATGTACTGGGCTTCCCTGCACAAGACATTGCTGAGCAGCTCACGCTATTAGATGCT GACCTCTTTGTCAAAGTGGTTCCATTTCACTGCCTCGGCTGTATTTGGTCCCAAAGGGACAAGAAAGAGAATCGTAATCTTGCACCCACGGTTCGTGCCACCATTGGCCAGTTTAATGCCGTCACTAACTGTGTTATCAGCTCTCTGCTGTGCCCTCCTTCCACATCCCCTCACAGTTCCCCATCCTGCACCCGCAGTGGCCCTACACACAGGGCAAAGGTTATTGAGAAGTGGATCTCTGTAGCTCAG GAGTGCCATCAGTTGAGAAACTTCTCCTCTCTGAGAGCCATCTTGTCTGCTCTTCAGTCCAATGCCGTTTACCGGCTGAAGAAAACCTGGGCAGCAGTCAGCAG GGAGAGTATGGCTGCCTTCGATCTCCTGTGCGACACATTTCCTGATGAGAACTGTGTGCTGGTCAATCGAGAGATCCTTGTAGAA GAAGGAAACCAGGCAGCAGATGTAGACACTCACACCGCTTCTAAGTCTCCCAGACTCAGTCCTACATCCAAGCACGTG ACCCCCTCCAGTGGTGAGGTGCCGTACCTGGGCACTTATCTGACCGTTCTCACCATGTTGGACACAGCACTAAGTGATAATGTAGag GGCGGTCTCATCAACTTTGAGAAGCGCAGAAAA GAGTTTGAGATTCTGTCTCAGATCAGGCAGATGCAAGCGTCATGTGCTCAGTACAATCTCCAATCACATCCTCGCATCATTTCCTGGATCAGCAGCAGCATACCTCTGTCTGATCAGAAGAG CTATGAGTTGTCAAGAGATCTGGAGCCACCAGTTGACCCTTGTCCCAGCTCTCCCAACCCCTGGAGCCACCGGCTCATCACCAAGAAACTGACCTC ATTGCTGTCTGGCAGTGAGAACGTCTCAAAGAAGACTTTTGCTGATCAGATCAGTGTATCATCCTCTGGCTCCAGTGGCTCAGAGATGGAAGATCTCAGCAGCCCCAACCTCTCACCACTTAGATACAAAGTACAG TCACCATCTGTATCGTGTCAGGACACCTCAGTAGACACGCCCACCTCCTCCCTGACTCCGCCCAGCTCTTTTCAAAGCTGCGTACAGCCGGATCTGTCTGCCCTGAACCCCGACAGCCCCTCCCCTTCTTCATCtgcatcatcttcatcatcctctccTTCTCTCAAACATCCCATGTACAACAAGCAGGTTGCTGATTCTTGTATCGTCAGAGTCAGTGTGGAACTTGGCAACAACGGAAACgtttataaaagtattttg agttGCTGA